TCAAGTTATGAATGGAAGCCGAAGTGCTGCGAACAAGATTTAgatgcatttaaaaaacaattggtgCTCTACATACTTGGAAGCACAATCTGGGTACAACCTCAACATCAGTCTGTATGTGAAGCATCCATGCAAATTAAGGCAAATCCACTTGACAACATTTTGAACAAACTGAAGTTTTATGAATGTCATAACAGGAATATATCAAACCAATTAATCCTATACCAAAGAatctttaacaataaaacaaatcttGATATTCTCACATAattagtatttacaatattatagATTTATGTTTGTCTAAAACATGTAAAATTTGTCAGCTTAGCTGGTACTTACGCTAACCTCCTAGGAATCCTTGAATCTGTTACTGGTTTCAAAAAATATAACTTCACTTAAAATTAGAACCAGTTCTAATTTGCTAGCTGTCATTCttcaattaataaataacaactGTAAGCAACATCAGTGGTTTCCATGTTGAATAGCCAATTCAGTAACATTGCTTCCGATTGGTTGAGAGTATATGTATGCCATTTTATGCTTGAAACAGATATTCAGAACTGGCTTAGTTTGCTTAAAATACCAAAAAGCAGAATAGCTTAAGCATGAAATACaatgatttgttgttttttcactaGACTACtctgttcataatgtatgtGCATAGTAATAGAATAGTAAATTTGGACAATACCTGGATTTTCCCTGATTTACATGCACACTTAACAACACATCTACATTAAactataataacatatttgTTATAGTTGCATTTACCTTTGGTACtgtataacattaataaatagaAGGTCAATCAAAACTTCTATCCTTGTTGTAGTAGATATATTGCAAATGTTGTTGAAGACTTATTGTAAATGAATTAAGCgcatatcaaataaaataaaataatagactGTTCATTTTTTGTAGAACATTCATGAGTTATTCTTTAAAAACCTGAACATAACAAGAAAAGAGCAATATCCCAATACCAAATGATTTTATTACTATGAATCATCAGTGAAAGATGACCATTTATTACTAAATTGTGGTGAGTTATTAGGAAACATTCTGTCAAACATGttctttaaaactttgtaaAAGTGTTTGGTAACCACATATTTAATTAGAGTAAACCTAATTTCATTACATGAAAATAATGATCTACTGATTATAATCGCAAAATATTATGCATGTATATTacaaattttgatatttattaaataaatatgtttaattacgAGTTAACCATGAAACACTTAATacggaaatctttgacatctGCATAATATTTACATCTGTAAAAACAACccatctttgtatttattaaaatgggATTCATTCTAATCAACTGATCTACATCCGCAAAATATACAGATTGACACTAAATCataaaagatatcttttatTACGGCCATGTTTAGTCACTAATATTAGAGTGTTTATAATTTCACTCAAATGATGTTTTAGTATTTTGAATCTTTTCATCAGTCCCACTCAATCAAATGTAACAGCTGGAAATAAAACAGCAcgcttttcttttttattaaattaataaattcagTATAAAAACATTAGCCATGTTAAATATCTAGCCGGTGTTAAATATCTTTTTTGGGCCAGTGTAATTTATGCCAGTTTATTACTTGGGGAAATCTATGTTTTCATGTTCTTTCATACGAGTGCTTGTGCTTCTCGACATACAGGAATCTCCTCTCCTCAGCTATTTTATCTTCCATCTCCTCGAAACGAGCGTACAGAACAATCATGAAgatgatctgaaataaaaattaaaaagacacaagataaaattaatatgaatgaaaaaatggtAGTAGGAATAAAAATTGACAAATTTAGAGGCGCCTTACAAAATACTAATACTCAAAGAACACTTTTTGTCCTTCagaattttgattagcaaccactatttaatttttataaaaattggacatcaatttttaaaactttcatAACAAATGACGATGCAATGCACAAAATGTTCTCTTAAACTTCAATAATCACTTAAAAGAGTATGTAGTGGTTGAATGagtaatgaaaacatgttttaatccATTTATATGACAGGTACTAGGTTACAAGTTGATCTCTGTAATTTGTTACATTGCCCATAAGTtagtgatttgttttttttagctaattttaatatcattaacaTTTTAATCCAAACTTTGAATCaaagaataatatttttaaaaagtatctcTAATTTTTTTACCCATtacaattaaaaactaataaacaATTGCCAACTTACGTATATGACAGACTTTATCAACCAATAGAGCCAAATAAACACAACGAAGGCCAGTCTCTGTTGAAAAACAAACCAATAAAAGATAACAGCAATAGCATTCAAATGCAACATTTAGCACACTTATAGCATATGATACAATCAATAAGATTTTGCTGAAATACCTTGCTGAAATAGAAAATTGCTATTTACAGTTACAGTTAAACACATGGGTCTATTGAAAGAGTACCAATaaagtttataatatattttatgattttaaaacaaaaatgcttaCATTTAGAGTAGTTAAGTTTAAgtgtcttttgtttaacgacatcactagagcaaattaatttattaatcatcagctattggatgtcaaacatttggtaactttgacagtcttagaaaggaaacccactacattttttcattagtagcatgggatgttttatatacaccatcccacagacaggatagcacataccacttccTTTGATatgtataccagtggtggtgcactggctgaaacaagaatcGGAGTAGTTCAGATAAGCACACTATCATTGAAATCCTCTTGCtagatatttataaaagaaatattcaTTTGATCAATAATTTATCTTTCTGgggttggtttttaaaaaaacaaaacataaaggACAATTGAATTAAGACTTACAAAGCTATTCTTGCCATAAAAGGAGAACTCAAACACGGAGAAGCAAAACTCAATGAAGACGTATATCATGAAGGCATAGGTGTAGCGCCTCAGCAGGTTAATGTACAAGATGCTGTGCtgaaaatataatgaaactcatgaTGCACAACAGTCCCATATCTTCCACCACATAATCACCACAATTAATGTAAATCATGATGCACAATAGTCCCATATCTTCCACCACATAATCC
The sequence above is drawn from the Gigantopelta aegis isolate Gae_Host chromosome 6, Gae_host_genome, whole genome shotgun sequence genome and encodes:
- the LOC121374858 gene encoding uncharacterized protein LOC121374858; protein product: MGIMRKFLCWELRTASYIGFYVVVVTAFFAVILRALDLAAFDDDSFEISQGFHSLWKSHQWQAFLASDIVLIALHIIFIFFSVYMAFQVKRQHSILYINLLRRYTYAFMIYVFIEFCFSVFEFSFYGKNSFRLAFVVFIWLYWLIKSVIYIIFMIVLYARFEEMEDKIAEERRFLYVEKHKHSYERT